One Nomascus leucogenys isolate Asia chromosome 22a, Asia_NLE_v1, whole genome shotgun sequence DNA segment encodes these proteins:
- the BDKRB2 gene encoding B2 bradykinin receptor — translation MFSPWKIPMFLSVREDSVPTTASFSTDMLNVTLQGPTLNGTFAQSKCPQVEWLGWLNTIQSPFLWVLFVLATLENIFVLSVFCLHKSSCTVAEIYLGNLAAADLILACGLPFWAITISNNFDWLFGETLCRVVNAIIYMNLYSSICFLMLVSIDRYLALVKTMSMGRMRRVRWAKLYSLVIWGCTLLLSSPMLVFRTMKEYSDEGHNVTACIISYPSLIWEVFTNMLLNVVGFLLPLSVITFCTMQIMQVLRNNEMQKFKEIQTERRATVLVLVVLLLFVICWLPFQISTFLDTLHRLGILSSCQDERIIDVITQIASFMAYSNSCLNPLVYVIVGKRFRKKSWEVYQGVCQKGGCRSEPIQMENSMGTLRTSISVERQIHKLQDWAGSRQ, via the exons ATGTTCTCTCCCTGGAAGATACCAATGTTTCTGTCTGTTCGTGAGGACTCCGTGCCCACCACGGCCTCTTTCAG CACCGACATGCTCAATGTCACCTTGCAAGGGCCCACTCTTAACGGGACCTTTGCCCAGAGCAAATGCCCCCAAGTGGAGTGGCTGGGCTGGCTTAACACCATCCAGTCCCCCTTCCTCTGGGTGCTGTTCGTGCTGGCCACCCTAGAGAACATCTTTGTCCTCAGCGTCTTCTGCCTGCACAAGAGCAGCTGCACGGTGGCAGAGATCTACCTGGGGAACCTGGCTGCAGCAGACCTGatcctggcctgcgggctgccctTCTGGGCCATCACCATCTCCAACAACTTCGACTGGCTCTTTGGGGAGACGCTCTGCCGCGTGGTGAATGCCATTATCTACATGAACCTGTACAGCAGCATCTGTTTCCTGATGCTGGTGAGCATCGACCGCTACCTGGCCCTGGTGAAAACCATGTCCATGGGCCGGATGCGCCGCGTGCGCTGGGCCAAGCTCTACAGCTTGGTGATCTGGGGGTGCACGCTGCTCCTGAGCTCACCCATGCTGGTGTTCCGGACCATGAAGGAGTACAGCGATGAGGGCCACAACGTCACCGCTTGCATCATCAGCTACCCATCCCTCATCTGGGAAGTGTTCACCAACATGCTCTTGAATGTCGTGGGCTTCCTGTTGCCCCTGAGCGTCATCACCTTCTGTACGATGCAGATCATGCAGGTGCTGCGGAACAACGAGATGCAGAAGTTCAAGGAGATCCAGACGGAGAGGAGGGCCACGGTGCTAGTCCTGGTTGTGCTGCTGCTATTCGTCATCTGCTGGCTGCCCTTCCAGATCAGCACCTTCCTGGACACCCTGCATCGCCTCGGCATCCTCTCCAGCTGCCAGGACGAGCGCATCATCGATGTAATCACACAGATCGCCTCCTTCATGGCCTACAGCAACAGCTGCCTCAACCCACTGGTGTACGTGATCGTGGGCAAGCGCTTCCGAAAGAAGTCTTGGGAGGTGTACCAGGGTGTGTGCCAGAAAGGGGGCTGCAGGTCAGAACCCATTCAGATGGAGAACTCCATGGGCACACTGCGGACCTCCATCTCGGTGGAACGCCAGATTCACAAACTGCAGGACTGGGCAGGGAGCAGACAGTGA